One part of the Athene noctua chromosome Z, bAthNoc1.hap1.1, whole genome shotgun sequence genome encodes these proteins:
- the LOC141973851 gene encoding phosphatidylinositol 3,4,5-trisphosphate 5-phosphatase 1-like, with protein MEVEAHKRISLPVPIPRKRHPQPCSLDKPPQPPVPRPRSKLTEFTPFDNYLDPSAPRPVLGTEEQTEAKAKMRKLQRGATFRWSKETQAQKVMQDDGSFPSWLHGMISRREAENLLSDKPLGCFLVRISQSRPGYTLTYRGEHCCRHYMIQVQHNVRYAILGEDWVHASLTELIQYHQMVGIQPFMEILTVPCEQKSSESLDYKDVECLTQGPPAAKGETPPEVQPCTSNPSTSRPALWSGAATVLGRMWLKNNKSFQTQESLDKSRTKPSSVKERGRQRASPRFCSSIRLAMQEIRQFSFVPLRSSVQCCQTHSTEDAEQK; from the exons ATGGAAGTAGAGGCCCACA AAAGAATCTCACTTCCAGTCCCCATACCTCGAAAGAGACATCCTCAGCCTTGTTCTCTTGATAAGCCACCACAGCCACCAGTGCCACGGCCACGCAGCAAACTAACAGAG TTCACTCCTTTTGATAACTACTTGGACCCGTCTGCGCCTCGCCCTGTTCTGGGGACAGAGGAACAGactgaagcaaaagcaaaaatgagGAAACTCCAGAGAGGAGCAACTTTCCGCTGGTCCAAAGAGACACAAGCCCAGAAGGTTATGCAGGATGATGGGTCCTTCCCAAGCTGGCTGCATGGGATGATCAGCCGGAG GGAAGCTGAAAACTTGCTGAGTGACAAGCCTTTGGGTTGCTTCCTTGTTCGGATCAGCCAGAGCCGACCAGGCTACACACTGACATACAG GGGTGAACACTGCTGCAGACACTACATGATCCAGGTGCAGCATAATGTGCGCTACGCCATCCTGGGGGAAGACTGGGTTCACGCCTCCCTCACTGAACTGATTCAGTATCACCAGATGGTGGGCATCCAGCCCTTTATGGAGATACTGACTGTTCCCTGTGAGCAG aaaagcagtgaaagtcTGGACTATAAAGATGTGGAGTGCCTCACGCAGGGCCCGCCAGCTGCCAAGGGGGAGACCCCTCCAGAGGTCCAGCCCTGCACCTCCAATCCTTCCACCAGTAGACCTGCTCTGTGGTCAGGAGCAGCCACAGTTCTTGGACGCATGTGGCTCAAGAACAACAAGAGTTTCCAAACTCAAGAGAGCCTGGACAAAAGTAGGACAAAGCCAAGCTCAGTcaaggagagaggcaggcagcgaGCCTCCCCTCGCTTCTGCTCTTCCATACGCCTGGCAATGCAGGAAATCCGTCAG TTCTCTTTCGTTCCCTTGAGGTCTTCTGTACAGTGCTGTCAAACTCACAGCACTGAGGATGCAGAGCAAAAGTGA